Proteins encoded in a region of the Nocardia asteroides genome:
- a CDS encoding cobyric acid synthase yields the protein MKGALLVAGTTSDAGKSVVVAGICRMLARRGVRVAPFKAQNMSNNSVVTLDGGEIGRAQALQAQACGLEPSVRFNPVLLKPGSDRRSQLVVRGRAIGTVGAEDYFRHRQELRGVVAAELAALRADFDVVVCEGAGSPAEINLRATDLANMGLARAAGLPVLLVGDIDRGGVLAHLFGTVAILEPEDQQLISGFIVNKFRGAVELLRPGLERLTELTGRPTLGVLPYAEDLWIDAEDSLGTLADAPVGRPRPPVGAEWLTVAAIRLPRISNSTDVEALACEPGVAVRWVSEPSRLADADLVVLPGSKATVSDLRWLRRTGIADALRARATAGGPILGVCGGYQMLGSRIVDRVESGAGVVDGLGLLDLTVEFAESKVLRRTEGHAAGLVVRGYEIHHGRVTHRGDPAWLTVDGESEGSVRGTVWGTHLHGLLESDEFRRGWLRAVAASAGRSGFVVAEDVSVAGVRAAQLDLLADLMEAHLDLTALERLLAEGAPAGLPVLATEAVLARDRIG from the coding sequence ATGAAGGGCGCCCTGCTGGTCGCGGGCACGACCTCGGATGCGGGTAAGAGCGTCGTCGTGGCCGGGATCTGCCGGATGCTGGCTCGGCGCGGCGTGCGCGTCGCGCCGTTCAAGGCGCAGAACATGTCCAACAACTCCGTGGTCACCCTCGACGGCGGGGAGATCGGGCGGGCGCAGGCGTTGCAGGCCCAGGCGTGCGGGTTGGAGCCGAGCGTGCGGTTCAATCCCGTCCTGCTCAAGCCGGGCAGCGACCGGCGGTCCCAACTGGTCGTGCGGGGGCGGGCGATCGGGACCGTCGGGGCTGAGGACTACTTCCGGCATCGCCAGGAGTTGCGCGGCGTAGTGGCCGCCGAACTCGCCGCGCTGCGCGCCGACTTCGACGTGGTCGTCTGTGAGGGCGCCGGATCGCCCGCCGAGATCAACCTGCGCGCGACCGACCTGGCGAACATGGGTCTCGCGCGGGCCGCGGGCCTGCCGGTGCTGCTCGTCGGGGACATCGACCGCGGAGGCGTGCTCGCCCACCTGTTCGGCACCGTCGCCATTCTGGAACCGGAAGACCAGCAATTGATTTCCGGTTTCATCGTCAACAAGTTCCGCGGCGCGGTGGAGCTGCTGCGGCCGGGGCTGGAGCGCCTCACCGAACTCACCGGCCGCCCCACTCTGGGTGTGCTCCCGTATGCCGAGGACCTCTGGATCGACGCGGAGGACTCGCTGGGCACCCTCGCCGACGCGCCGGTCGGCCGTCCCCGTCCGCCGGTGGGCGCGGAATGGCTGACCGTCGCCGCGATCCGGCTCCCGCGCATCTCCAACTCCACCGACGTCGAGGCGCTGGCCTGCGAGCCCGGCGTCGCGGTGCGCTGGGTGAGCGAGCCGTCCCGGCTGGCGGACGCCGATCTGGTGGTGCTGCCCGGCAGCAAGGCGACGGTGTCGGATCTGCGGTGGTTGCGGCGTACCGGCATCGCCGACGCTCTGCGGGCGCGCGCCACGGCGGGCGGACCGATCCTGGGCGTCTGCGGCGGATATCAGATGCTCGGTAGCCGCATTGTCGACCGCGTCGAGTCCGGCGCCGGCGTGGTCGACGGCCTCGGGTTGCTGGATCTGACTGTCGAATTCGCCGAGTCGAAGGTGTTGCGCCGCACCGAAGGGCACGCCGCGGGACTCGTGGTGCGCGGCTACGAAATCCATCACGGCCGTGTCACCCACCGCGGCGACCCGGCGTGGCTCACCGTCGACGGAGAGTCCGAGGGCAGTGTGCGTGGCACGGTGTGGGGCACGCACCTGCACGGACTGCTGGAGTCCGACGAGTTCCGCCGCGGCTGGCTCCGCGCGGTCGCCGCGTCGGCGGGCCGGTCGGGTTTCGTTGTGGCCGAAGATGTCTCGGTCGCGGGAGTGCGTGCCGCACAGCTGGATCTGCTGGCCGACCTGATGGAAGCCCACCTCGACCTCACCGCGCTCGAGCGCCTGCTGGCCGAGGGTGCGCCCGCCGGCCTGCCTGTCCTGGCCACTGAGGCGGTCCTCGCGCGCGACCGTATCGGTTGA
- a CDS encoding AbrB/MazE/SpoVT family DNA-binding domain-containing protein: MVSATVTSKGQITIPIDVRVAMGLRTGVRVAFVPTPDGTYELVPETRTIKALKGIVGWSGSPIGLAEMNEAIAGNVVEGKAR, from the coding sequence GTGGTGTCGGCGACGGTGACCAGTAAGGGGCAGATCACCATCCCGATCGACGTGCGCGTGGCGATGGGCTTGCGCACGGGCGTGCGGGTCGCGTTCGTGCCGACACCGGACGGCACCTACGAATTGGTGCCGGAAACCCGCACGATCAAGGCGCTCAAGGGCATCGTGGGCTGGTCCGGCTCGCCGATCGGCCTGGCCGAGATGAACGAGGCCATCGCGGGCAACGTCGTGGAAGGCAAGGCGCGATGA
- a CDS encoding type II toxin-antitoxin system VapC family toxin gives MIGLDANVLIRYLTQDDPEQSARANQVIDGLSESKPGYVTMIVLAEIHWVLRRGYKQDPEAVTDVLLGLLDSSEIVVERADTVRQALRRAADGADFADALIQQLGQEAGCDLTVTFDHNAGERAGMRLLA, from the coding sequence ATGATCGGCTTGGACGCGAATGTGCTGATTCGCTACCTCACCCAGGACGACCCGGAGCAGTCCGCCCGGGCCAATCAGGTGATCGACGGGCTCAGCGAGAGCAAACCCGGTTACGTCACGATGATCGTGCTCGCCGAGATCCACTGGGTGCTGCGCCGCGGGTACAAGCAGGACCCGGAGGCCGTCACCGATGTCCTGCTCGGACTGCTCGACTCCAGCGAAATCGTGGTCGAGCGCGCCGACACCGTGCGTCAGGCGCTGCGCCGGGCCGCCGACGGCGCTGACTTCGCCGACGCGCTGATCCAGCAACTCGGCCAGGAGGCCGGATGCGACCTGACGGTCACCTTCGATCACAACGCGGGTGAGCGGGCCGGGATGCGCCTGCTCGCCTGA
- a CDS encoding alpha/beta hydrolase → MESRQITVGDRAWTVRIDGPESRHSVLLLPDAGDSADVFDQVCARLHTSDLRTYAVESIHDLDAAGVTAILNELGLPWVNLAGRGAGAVLAWQACARGFGRFQSLVVADHGHPAAPGADGAVRDATIGPVEVPTTLLVTKNLPRSVADRSGRFVYGEFRVVEVDVTNVATEADHELATEIVLRTSLW, encoded by the coding sequence ATGGAATCTCGGCAGATCACGGTCGGTGACCGGGCGTGGACCGTGCGGATCGACGGACCGGAATCCAGGCACAGCGTGCTGCTGCTGCCCGACGCGGGTGACTCGGCGGACGTCTTCGATCAGGTGTGCGCGCGCCTGCACACCTCGGATCTGCGCACCTACGCCGTGGAGTCGATCCACGATCTCGATGCGGCGGGTGTGACCGCGATCCTGAACGAACTGGGGTTGCCGTGGGTCAACCTGGCCGGGCGCGGCGCGGGCGCGGTACTGGCCTGGCAGGCGTGCGCGCGCGGATTCGGCCGCTTCCAGAGTCTGGTAGTGGCCGATCACGGCCACCCGGCAGCACCGGGCGCCGACGGCGCGGTGCGGGACGCGACCATCGGCCCGGTCGAAGTGCCGACCACGCTGTTGGTCACCAAGAATCTCCCGCGCTCGGTGGCCGACAGGTCCGGGCGATTCGTCTACGGCGAGTTCCGGGTGGTCGAGGTCGACGTGACCAACGTGGCCACCGAAGCCGACCACGAGCTGGCCACCGAGATCGTGCTACGCACCAGCCTCTGGTGA
- a CDS encoding alpha/beta hydrolase, producing MTNEQSLAEPVSTSPDGGGWRPDVLGPHYQQRTLPLGPDPDGEGEVVATLVRYVPNGAVEQTAGAVLYVHGFTDYFFQEHLAEHFTARGFQFYALDLRKCGRSLREGHTPHYVTDLAFYDRELAESLRIIRAETGAPVVLNAHSTGGLVVSLWLDRLNRARGTAAAGITGVVLNSPWFDLQGPAYYRTIGTPIIKAVGRFRKMVRLPGAKISTYGDSLHHSVSGEWNYNLDWKPLEGFPVRLGWLRAIRNGHAQLHQGLDIGVPSLILRSRMTKFARQYGPAVDVADAVLDVKQIQRWSGCLGDRTNMVPIDGARHDVFLSGPEPLAQAFAELDSWLDWLAGYQAPAGASSPEAGA from the coding sequence GTGACGAACGAACAGTCGCTTGCCGAGCCGGTCAGCACCTCTCCGGATGGCGGGGGCTGGCGCCCCGACGTCCTAGGCCCGCACTACCAGCAGCGCACGCTGCCCCTGGGGCCCGATCCCGACGGCGAAGGCGAGGTGGTCGCCACGCTGGTGCGTTACGTGCCCAATGGCGCCGTCGAGCAGACCGCTGGGGCGGTGCTCTACGTCCATGGCTTCACCGATTACTTCTTCCAAGAGCATCTCGCCGAGCACTTCACCGCGCGAGGCTTCCAGTTCTACGCGCTCGACCTGCGTAAGTGTGGTCGCTCGCTGCGCGAGGGACACACCCCGCACTATGTGACGGATCTCGCTTTCTACGACCGCGAGCTCGCGGAGTCGCTGCGGATCATCCGGGCCGAGACCGGCGCGCCCGTAGTGCTCAACGCTCACTCCACCGGCGGTCTGGTCGTGTCGCTGTGGCTGGATCGGCTCAACCGTGCCCGGGGCACGGCGGCCGCGGGCATCACCGGCGTCGTGCTCAACAGCCCGTGGTTCGACCTGCAGGGTCCCGCGTACTACCGGACGATCGGCACGCCGATCATCAAAGCGGTCGGGCGGTTCCGGAAGATGGTCCGGTTGCCGGGCGCGAAGATCAGCACCTACGGCGACAGCCTGCACCACTCGGTGTCCGGCGAGTGGAACTACAACTTGGACTGGAAGCCGTTGGAGGGTTTCCCGGTTCGGCTCGGCTGGCTGCGAGCGATCCGCAACGGCCACGCCCAGCTGCACCAGGGCCTCGACATCGGGGTGCCTTCGCTGATTCTGCGCTCTCGGATGACGAAGTTCGCCCGGCAGTACGGTCCCGCCGTGGACGTGGCCGACGCCGTGCTCGACGTCAAGCAGATCCAGCGCTGGTCGGGCTGCCTGGGCGACCGCACCAACATGGTGCCGATCGACGGCGCCAGGCACGACGTGTTCTTGTCCGGCCCCGAACCGCTGGCCCAGGCGTTCGCCGAGCTCGACAGCTGGCTCGATTGGCTCGCGGGCTACCAGGCCCCGGCGGGCGCGAGCTCACCAGAGGCTGGTGCGTAG
- the mqo gene encoding malate dehydrogenase (quinone): MTEKTDVVLIGAGIMSATLGALLRQLQPDWSISLFERLDAAAAESSDPWNNAGTGHSALCELNYSPQQPDGSVDITKAVDINERFQVSRQFWSYGVENGILADPSAFINPIPHVSFVHGADNVDYLRKRYEALAPHPLFEGMEYIDSPDEFTRRLPLMARGRDFSDPIALNWTDGGTDIDFGALTQELLAYLGASGVDLAFGHEVRDLSKQSDGSWLITVRNVRTRQTRRLISKFVFVGAGGGALPLLQKANIKEAKGFGGFPVSGQFFRCVNPALIHQHEAKVYGKAAVGAPPMSVPHLDTRVIKGKPGLLFGPYAGWTPKFLKDGKNTDLFKSVRPNNIFSLLGVGVTELGLTKYLISELLKSETGKVTTLSEFIPRAAGKDWELITAGQRVQVIRRKGVGGVLEFGTAVIAAQDGTIAGLLGASPGASTCVTAMLDVLQRCFPQEYAEWTPKLKEMVPSLGVKLSDNPALFHEVWDWTSKALNLVDGGDNTPRHTGVAANA, from the coding sequence ATGACTGAAAAGACCGATGTAGTACTCATCGGTGCCGGAATCATGAGTGCCACTCTCGGCGCGCTGCTGCGGCAGCTGCAGCCGGACTGGTCGATCTCCCTGTTCGAGCGGCTCGACGCCGCCGCCGCGGAGAGCAGCGATCCGTGGAACAACGCGGGCACCGGGCACTCCGCCCTCTGCGAACTGAACTACAGCCCGCAGCAGCCCGACGGCTCGGTGGACATCACCAAGGCCGTCGACATCAACGAGCGCTTCCAGGTCTCCCGCCAGTTCTGGTCCTACGGCGTGGAGAACGGCATCCTCGCCGATCCATCCGCCTTCATCAACCCGATCCCGCACGTCAGCTTCGTGCACGGCGCCGACAACGTGGACTACCTGCGCAAGCGGTACGAAGCGCTGGCCCCGCACCCGCTGTTCGAGGGCATGGAGTACATCGACAGCCCCGACGAGTTCACCCGGCGCCTGCCGCTGATGGCGCGTGGGCGCGACTTCTCCGACCCGATCGCGCTGAACTGGACCGACGGCGGCACCGACATCGATTTCGGCGCGCTCACCCAGGAACTGCTGGCCTATCTCGGCGCCTCCGGCGTGGACTTGGCCTTCGGGCACGAGGTGCGCGACCTGTCCAAGCAGTCCGACGGATCCTGGCTGATCACCGTGCGCAACGTCCGCACCCGCCAAACCCGCAGGCTGATCAGCAAATTCGTGTTCGTCGGCGCGGGCGGCGGCGCGCTGCCGCTGCTGCAGAAGGCGAACATCAAGGAGGCCAAGGGATTCGGCGGGTTCCCGGTCAGCGGTCAGTTCTTCCGCTGCGTCAACCCGGCGCTGATCCACCAGCACGAGGCCAAGGTGTACGGCAAGGCCGCGGTCGGCGCTCCGCCGATGTCGGTGCCGCACCTGGACACGCGCGTGATCAAGGGCAAGCCCGGCCTGCTGTTCGGCCCGTACGCCGGCTGGACGCCGAAATTTCTCAAGGACGGCAAGAACACCGACCTGTTCAAGTCGGTGCGGCCGAACAACATCTTCTCGCTGCTCGGCGTCGGCGTCACCGAGCTCGGTCTCACCAAGTACCTGATCAGCGAGCTGCTGAAGTCCGAGACCGGCAAGGTGACCACGCTGTCGGAGTTCATCCCGCGGGCCGCGGGCAAGGACTGGGAGCTGATCACCGCGGGCCAGCGCGTGCAGGTGATCCGCCGCAAGGGCGTGGGCGGCGTGCTCGAGTTCGGCACCGCCGTGATCGCCGCCCAGGACGGCACGATCGCCGGGCTGCTCGGCGCCTCCCCGGGCGCCTCCACCTGCGTCACCGCCATGCTGGACGTCTTGCAGCGCTGCTTCCCGCAGGAGTACGCCGAGTGGACGCCGAAGCTGAAGGAGATGGTGCCTTCGCTGGGCGTGAAGCTCTCCGACAACCCCGCTCTGTTCCACGAAGTGTGGGATTGGACCTCCAAAGCGCTCAACCTCGTCGACGGCGGTGACAACACGCCTCGGCACACAGGGGTCGCGGCGAACGCCTGA
- a CDS encoding GNAT family N-acetyltransferase encodes MMSTVALKRSWAQDLDTATLYQLLKLRVEVFVVEQKCAYPELDGKDLLPETRHFWLDDEGEVIATLRLCEEHRDGVKSFRIGRLCTAAPARGHGYTTRLLQAALAEAGSATVRLSAQSYLIDLYTKHGFKVDGPEFEEDGIPHVPMRRGGE; translated from the coding sequence ATGATGTCAACGGTTGCTCTGAAACGCTCCTGGGCGCAGGATCTCGATACCGCGACGCTCTACCAGCTGTTGAAACTTCGCGTCGAAGTCTTCGTCGTCGAACAGAAGTGCGCCTATCCCGAACTGGACGGCAAGGACCTGCTTCCCGAGACCAGGCACTTCTGGCTCGACGACGAGGGTGAGGTCATCGCCACGCTGCGGCTGTGTGAGGAGCACCGGGACGGGGTGAAGAGCTTCCGCATCGGCAGGCTCTGCACCGCGGCGCCCGCCCGTGGGCACGGATACACCACGCGACTGCTGCAGGCGGCGCTGGCCGAGGCCGGTTCGGCCACGGTCCGGCTGAGCGCCCAGAGCTACCTGATCGACCTGTACACCAAGCACGGCTTCAAGGTCGACGGGCCGGAATTCGAAGAGGACGGCATCCCCCATGTGCCCATGCGCAGGGGCGGGGAGTGA
- a CDS encoding magnesium chelatase subunit D family protein → MSVSHAETVPTSDQHSRTRSGADGEVGFPFSAVVGQERLQLALILCAVHPGIGGVLVRGEKGTAKSTVVRALAQLLPPVVDETGARPARLVELPVGATEDRVVGSLDLERVLRDGEQAFRPGLLAAAHHGVLYVDEVNLLHDHLVDVLLDAAAMGRVHIERDGVSHSHPARFVLVGTMNPEEGELRPQLLDRFGLTVDVVASRDVDVRMAVVRRRLDYEADPAGFAARYAEADHEVAERILAARDRVGAVTLDDVELRRIAALCAAFDVDGMRADLVVARAATAHAAWRGADAVTEDDVRVAAELALPHRRRRDPFDEPGISEQQLDDAMRDAAAQAQRAEQTAEPDRTPQDAGEPDGATADDADSGGTSGDDPDGGPEDPSPPEGPGGGAREGRSGAPVSAAARTPRWEVPGVGEGAPGRRSRAESRHGRVVRSRADTSSGLHLLGTVFAAAPHQRSRGRGDGPLRLAAADLRGAYREGREGNLVVFVVDASGSMAARDRLSAVTGAVVTLLRDAYQRRDKVAVVTVRGAQAELVLPPTSSVDIAVRRLSGMRTGGKTPLAAGLVKAREVVLRERVRDPRRRPMLVLLTDGRATGGVDPVPRARAAAALLARDAVTSIVVDCERGMIRLGLAADLARDLRGNYLKLAELTGDSVADLVRASSWSPSGTSVRAA, encoded by the coding sequence GTGTCCGTGTCCCATGCCGAAACAGTGCCGACGTCCGACCAGCACAGCCGCACGCGTTCCGGAGCGGACGGTGAGGTGGGATTCCCCTTCTCGGCGGTGGTCGGGCAGGAACGGCTGCAACTGGCGTTGATCCTCTGCGCGGTGCATCCGGGGATCGGCGGCGTCCTCGTGCGCGGCGAGAAGGGCACCGCGAAGTCGACCGTGGTGCGCGCGCTGGCCCAGCTGCTGCCGCCGGTGGTGGACGAGACCGGGGCGCGGCCCGCCCGGCTGGTGGAGTTGCCGGTGGGCGCGACCGAGGATCGCGTGGTCGGCTCGCTGGACCTGGAACGGGTGCTGCGCGACGGGGAGCAGGCCTTCCGTCCCGGTCTGCTGGCCGCCGCCCATCACGGGGTGCTCTACGTGGACGAGGTCAACCTGCTGCACGACCATCTGGTGGACGTGCTGCTGGACGCCGCGGCGATGGGCCGGGTGCACATCGAACGCGACGGCGTCTCACACTCGCATCCGGCGCGTTTCGTGCTGGTCGGCACCATGAACCCGGAGGAAGGCGAACTGCGTCCGCAGCTGCTGGACCGGTTCGGGCTGACCGTCGACGTGGTCGCCTCGCGGGATGTGGACGTGCGCATGGCCGTGGTGCGCCGCAGGCTGGACTACGAGGCCGACCCGGCCGGTTTCGCGGCCCGGTACGCCGAGGCCGACCACGAGGTGGCCGAAAGAATCCTCGCCGCCCGCGACCGGGTGGGCGCAGTGACGCTCGACGACGTGGAACTGCGCCGGATCGCCGCGCTGTGCGCCGCGTTCGACGTCGACGGGATGCGCGCCGATCTGGTCGTCGCACGCGCCGCGACCGCGCATGCCGCCTGGCGCGGCGCCGACGCGGTGACCGAGGACGACGTACGGGTGGCCGCCGAACTGGCGTTGCCGCACCGGCGCAGGCGCGATCCGTTCGACGAGCCCGGCATCAGCGAGCAGCAGCTGGACGACGCCATGCGTGACGCCGCGGCGCAGGCGCAGCGCGCCGAGCAGACGGCCGAGCCGGACCGGACGCCCCAGGATGCCGGGGAGCCGGACGGCGCGACAGCCGACGACGCGGATTCGGGCGGCACTTCCGGCGACGACCCGGACGGTGGCCCCGAAGACCCGTCCCCGCCCGAGGGGCCGGGCGGAGGAGCGCGTGAAGGACGCAGCGGCGCACCGGTTTCCGCCGCCGCGCGGACACCACGGTGGGAGGTTCCCGGCGTCGGCGAAGGCGCTCCCGGGCGCCGCTCCCGCGCGGAATCGCGGCACGGGCGAGTGGTGCGCTCCAGAGCCGATACCTCTTCGGGCCTGCATCTGCTCGGCACTGTCTTCGCGGCCGCGCCGCATCAACGTTCCCGTGGCCGCGGCGACGGGCCGTTGCGGCTGGCCGCCGCCGATCTGCGTGGCGCGTATCGGGAAGGGCGAGAAGGCAACCTGGTCGTCTTCGTGGTCGACGCGTCCGGTTCCATGGCCGCCCGCGACCGGCTGTCGGCCGTCACCGGCGCGGTGGTCACCCTGCTGCGGGACGCCTACCAGCGCCGCGACAAGGTCGCCGTCGTCACCGTGCGCGGCGCGCAGGCCGAACTCGTGCTGCCGCCCACGTCGTCGGTCGACATCGCGGTGCGCCGGTTGTCCGGGATGCGCACGGGCGGGAAGACGCCGTTGGCCGCGGGCTTGGTCAAGGCACGCGAGGTCGTGCTGCGCGAGCGTGTGCGCGATCCGCGCCGCAGGCCGATGCTGGTGCTGCTCACCGACGGTCGCGCCACCGGCGGCGTCGATCCGGTTCCCCGCGCCCGAGCCGCCGCGGCATTGCTCGCCAGGGACGCGGTCACCTCGATCGT